One segment of Salvelinus fontinalis isolate EN_2023a chromosome 42, ASM2944872v1, whole genome shotgun sequence DNA contains the following:
- the LOC129841301 gene encoding thioredoxin-related transmembrane protein 2-B-like, with the protein MALLTPLLAFLYHLPQVYKWLLKPYYVASLFMSFAFLIIRKTPGICEHLSTQREDGNPCDFDWREVEILMFLSAIVMMKNRRAITVEQHVGNIILFSKVANVILFFRLDIRMGLLYLTFCIVFLMTCKPPLYMGPEYIKYFSDKTIDDELERDNRVTWIVEFFANWSPECQSFAAVYADLSLKYNCAGLKFGKVDIGRYGDVSKKYKVSTSPLSKQLPSLLLFQGGKEVMRRPQVDKKCRAVSWSFTEENIIREFNLNELYQKSKKLNKSKGDQINESQFPPLPEEEEPEVDAQEEETKKDK; encoded by the exons ATGGCGTTGCTAACACCTCTCCTTGCATTCCTCTACCACTTGCCGCAGGTGTACAAGTGGCTGCTAAAGCCATACTATGTCGCGTCTCTGTTCATGTCATTCGCGTTTCTCATTATCCGCAAGACGCCAGGCATCTGCGAACATCTTTCGACACAACGAGAGGATGGCAACCCCTGCGACTTTGATTGG AGAGAAGTGGAGATCCTTATGTTCCTCAGTGCCATCGTCATGATGAAAAACAGAAGAGCTA TAACGGTGGAACAGCATGTGGGGAACATCATTCTGTTCAGTAAGGTGGCCAACGTTATCCTCTTCTTCAGACTGGACATCCGCATGGGCCTGCTCTACCTCACCTTCTGCATCG tgttcctGATGACCTGTAAGCCTCCTCTCTACATGGGCCCAGAGTACATCAAGTACTTTAGTGACAAGACCATAGAC GATGAgttggagagagacaacagggtGACGTGGATCGTAGAGTTCTTCGCTAACTGGTCCCCAGAGTGTCAGTCCTTTGCCGCCGTCTACGCAGACCTCTCCCTCAA GTATAACTGTGCTGGGCTCAAGTTTGGGAAGGTGGACATCGGCCGGTATGGAGACGTGTCTAAGAA GTACAAGGTGagtacctctcccctctccaagcAGCTGCCCTCGCTGCTGCTGTTCCAGGGGGGCAAGGAGGTGATGAGACGCCCCCAGGTGGACAAGAAGTGTAGGGCCGTATCCTGGAGCTTCACTGAG GAGAACATCATCCGGGAGTTCAACCTGAACGAGCTCTACCAGAAGTCCAAGAAACTCAATAAGTCCAAGGGAGACCAGATCAACGAATCACAGTTCCCGCCGTTGCCCGAAGAGGAGGAGCCTGAGGTCGACGCCCAGGAGGAGGAGACCAAGAAGGACAAATAG